In Methanobrevibacter thaueri, the genomic stretch CTGCAGACCTCTTCGGAATTCTCGAGCAAATCGACGACAACATTACCGTCAATGTTGTTGACCCTAGATTTGAGGAATCCGAACACGAAGGACTGAAAAACTATCTGAAAGGATTTGTTAAAGAGGGCGCCGGAGCCGGAGGAGCAATGTATACCGCACTAGCTTTAGGAAGCTCCGTTGAAAGATTGAGAAAAAGAATAGAAAAAGTATGTAAATAGAGATTATTTCAATCTCTATAATTTTTTTAATTTTAGAAGATATGAGCTATTGAGCCCATAAACACTATAATACCAACCGCCCAGCAGTAATAGGAAAATATATCCAAACTCTTATTTTGAATTAAATCGAGCATCCATTTGATGGCCAGATAACCTGAAATGATTGCTGCAATAAATCCTAAAAACACTGGCAGGAAATTGGCATCCATGGCAGATCCGATATCCTTAAGCTGCAAGACGAACGCTCCGAAGATTGCAGGAATGGATAGGATGAAACTGAATTTTGCCGCAAATTCCTTGTCAAGGCCGATTGTAAGCCCTGCCGCAATTGTTGTACCGGAACGTGAAAGCCCAGGCAGAATAGCACATGCCTGACCCAGACCCATGAACAATGCCTCTTTCTTGGTAATGTTGTCATAGTTGATGTTTCCGCTGGTCATCCTTTGGGACAGGTAGAGAATTGTTCCTGTTACGAAAAGGAAAAATGCCGGAACATACAATGCGCCTGCAAACAATGCGTCAACTGAATCCTCAAACAGGACTCCGACAATTCCCACTGGGATTGTGGCAATAATCACATACCATGCAAGTCTCTTATAAGGGTCCTCCCCGAAACCTTCTGTGAATCTTCCTTGAAGGATATCGCCAAGGCTCAG encodes the following:
- a CDS encoding undecaprenyl-diphosphate phosphatase; the protein is MDIIQGIIIGIVQGLTEFLPVSSSAHLVFIQNILGVESSLAFDTFLHLGTLIAVLWFFRYDIYKMLKSWWLSLGDILQGRFTEGFGEDPYKRLAWYVIIATIPVGIVGVLFEDSVDALFAGALYVPAFFLFVTGTILYLSQRMTSGNINYDNITKKEALFMGLGQACAILPGLSRSGTTIAAGLTIGLDKEFAAKFSFILSIPAIFGAFVLQLKDIGSAMDANFLPVFLGFIAAIISGYLAIKWMLDLIQNKSLDIFSYYCWAVGIIVFMGSIAHIF